One region of Estrella lausannensis genomic DNA includes:
- a CDS encoding Asp23/Gls24 family envelope stress response protein has protein sequence MADKKSEAKVKGLDSRELKFPETLYIRDIEDRVFQGIVLECIRSIEGVAPVEGSFIASIFTPSTQESIKGITIEQDLKQQSVGIRVEVNICYGASIPEKAEELQTKIAEEVTRLTGLHVSSVHVVFKHVVSLEESNILSNQTLSVEGKTLREGAAEDEYSEEF, from the coding sequence ATGGCTGATAAAAAATCGGAAGCAAAAGTTAAAGGGTTAGACTCGCGCGAGCTCAAGTTCCCCGAAACCCTCTACATACGCGATATTGAAGACCGCGTTTTTCAAGGCATTGTCTTGGAGTGCATACGCAGCATTGAAGGAGTTGCTCCGGTCGAGGGTAGCTTCATTGCCTCTATCTTCACACCATCGACCCAAGAGAGCATCAAGGGTATTACTATTGAACAAGATCTGAAGCAGCAATCCGTTGGCATCAGGGTTGAAGTCAATATATGCTATGGCGCAAGCATCCCTGAAAAGGCCGAGGAGTTGCAGACAAAGATTGCTGAAGAGGTCACCCGCCTGACCGGACTCCACGTCTCTTCCGTACACGTTGTTTTCAAACATGTCGTCTCACTCGAGGAGTCGAACATACTTTCAAACCAAACCCTTTCGGTTGAAGGCAAGACTCTGCGCGAAGGCGCTGCCGAAGACGAATATTCCGA
- a CDS encoding DUF4339 domain-containing protein produces MLFFSLIAYAFFGTCASIMAKKRGKDPAKWFFLGILFGVFALLWLLFTGRTSESVTDRKANVAPVQPEEEPEVNGLTAGEWYMLDEEHKPQGPLSFRELQRRAGTGTLHGKSYVWNEALPDWKRVEDLIELNGLIGP; encoded by the coding sequence ATGCTTTTTTTCTCTTTGATCGCTTACGCGTTTTTTGGAACATGCGCATCCATCATGGCCAAAAAAAGAGGAAAAGATCCGGCGAAGTGGTTTTTTCTGGGGATTCTCTTCGGCGTTTTTGCACTTCTGTGGTTACTTTTTACCGGCAGGACAAGCGAGAGTGTCACGGATAGAAAGGCGAACGTCGCACCCGTCCAGCCTGAGGAAGAGCCGGAAGTTAACGGCCTCACGGCAGGGGAGTGGTACATGCTCGATGAAGAGCACAAACCGCAAGGCCCCCTTTCTTTCCGCGAGTTGCAGCGGAGAGCTGGTACGGGGACTCTTCATGGAAAGTCCTACGTTTGGAATGAGGCGCTGCCTGATTGGAAGAGAGTAGAGGATCTGATCGAGCTGAATGGGTTAATCGGACCGTGA